The following coding sequences are from one Halictus rubicundus isolate RS-2024b chromosome 11, iyHalRubi1_principal, whole genome shotgun sequence window:
- the LOC143359005 gene encoding uncharacterized protein LOC143359005, producing the protein MSDQSIHEMAYRGRTSDVKRLLSENESLKTQKDSSGRMLIHWAALGGHDDLVKYLLSLDVPVDPPDDTDMTPLILAASAGREKVVNILLREGANVNARTQTGHSALQYAASKNGKSICVELLENGADVNIIDNRGATPLHRAASKGNIAIVKLLLEYGKDLKIDSKDADGNAALHLACEEDRVDEAKLLVQNGASLTLQNKEKKTPLDLAKPGLQRSLKEIEADQS; encoded by the exons ATGAGTGATCAATCGATCCATGAAATGGCCTATCGTGGCAGAACATCGGATGTTAAACGTCTCCTGAGTGAAAATGAGTCATTAAAGACTCAGAAGGACAGT AGTGGACGAATGTTAATTCATTGGGCGGCTCTTGGTGGTCATGATGATTTAGTTAAGTATTTATTATCGCTTGATGTGCCCGTTGATCCCCCTGACGAT ACGGACATGACACCACTAATTTTGGCAGCATCAGCGGGTCGCGAGAAAGTGGTGAACATCTTATTAAGGGAGGGTGCAAACGTCAATGCAAGAACGCAAACAGGCCATTCTGCATTACAATATGCTGCATCGAAAAATGGGAAGTCAATTTGCGTAGAATTGTTAGAAAATGGTGCGGACGTGAACATAATTGATAATCGCGGTGCGACACCATTGCATAGGGCAGCTTCGAAAGGCAACATTGCCATTGTGAAGCTTCTTTTAGAATATGGCAAGGACTTGAAAATAG ACAGCAAAGATGCTGACGGTAACGCTGCATTGCATTTAGCATGCGAGGAAGACCGAGTTGATGAGGCAAAACTGCTAGTTCAAAATGGCGCCAGTTTGACTTtgcaaaataaagaaaagaaGACGCCATTGGATCTTGCGAAACCGGGATTGCAACGATCATTGAAAGAGATCGAGGCTGATCAATCCTGA
- the Phf5a gene encoding PHD finger protein 5a isoform X3, giving the protein MAKHHPDLIFCRKQPGVAIGRLCEKCDGKCVICDSYVRPCTLVRICDECNYGSYQGRCVICGGPGVSDAYYCKECTIQEKDRDGCPKIVNLGSSKTDLFYERKKYGFKRR; this is encoded by the exons ATGGCGAAACATCATCCAGATTTGATCTTCTGCAGAAAACAACCAGGTGTCG CTATTGGAAGATTATGTGAGAAATGCGACGGTAAATGTGTGATATGCGATTCGTACGTGCGACCATGTACTCTTGTTAGGATCTGTGACGAATGCAATTACGGATCTTATCAGGGCCGATGCGTTATTTGCGGTGGACCCGGCGTTTCCGATGCATATTATTGCAAAGAGTGCACCATTCAAGAAAAAGAT AGAGACGGTTGTCCGAAAATCGTGAATCTTGGAAGTTCGAAGACGGATCTGTTTTACGAGCGAAAGAAATATGGGTTCAAAAGAAGATAA
- the Phf5a gene encoding PHD finger protein 5a isoform X2, which yields MASPGRRCTLTVEKRVELVKKLGEGSSIDSLAAEYNISRRTVRRYKQQAVSPKQFNSTIRAQSKQRRKPLYEKMEIRLHEWVLEKSAAGVQLTNALIQEKAKALVQERGTSSNFTASPGWVFRFKARYGIRLSKPDKMGTADEMATSRFIEDFNKMLEEENIEEDNIYNMDETSLLWRAVPWRTLVHKAIGRLCEKCDGKCVICDSYVRPCTLVRICDECNYGSYQGRCVICGGPGVSDAYYCKECTIQEKDRDGCPKIVNLGSSKTDLFYERKKYGFKRR from the exons ATGGCATCACCGGGAAGAAGATGCACACTGACTGTGGAGAAGCGAGTGGAGcttgttaaaaaattaggaGAGGGGTCAAGTATTGATAGTCTGGCTGCTGAGTACAACATCAGTAGAAGAACTGTAAGGAGGTACAAACAACAGGCAGTATCTCCTAAACAATTTAACAGTACCATACGTGCACAATCCAAGCAGCGAAGAAAACCGTTATACGAGAAAATGGAGATTCGATTACACGAATGGGTTCTAGAAAAGAGTGCTGCTGGAGTGCAACTAACAAACGCATTGATACAGGAAAAGGCAAAAGCACTTGTACAAGAACGTGGTACTTCATCCAATTTTACAGCGAGTCCAGGGTGGGTCTTCCGTTTCAAAGCAAGATACGGAATACGATTAAGTAAGCCAGACAAGATGGGTACTGCCGACGAAATGGCAACAAGCAGATTTATTGAAGATTTTAACAAGATGCTTGAAGAGGAGAATATTGAGGaagacaatatttataatatggaTGAAACAAGTTTGTTGTGGAGAGCTGTTCCATGGAGAACATTGGTCCACAAAG CTATTGGAAGATTATGTGAGAAATGCGACGGTAAATGTGTGATATGCGATTCGTACGTGCGACCATGTACTCTTGTTAGGATCTGTGACGAATGCAATTACGGATCTTATCAGGGCCGATGCGTTATTTGCGGTGGACCCGGCGTTTCCGATGCATATTATTGCAAAGAGTGCACCATTCAAGAAAAAGAT AGAGACGGTTGTCCGAAAATCGTGAATCTTGGAAGTTCGAAGACGGATCTGTTTTACGAGCGAAAGAAATATGGGTTCAAAAGAAGATAA
- the Phf5a gene encoding PHD finger protein 5a isoform X1, translating to MASPGRRCTLTVEKRVELVKKLGEGSSIDSLAAEYNISRRTVRRYKQQAVSPKQFNSTIRAQSKQRRKPLYEKMEIRLHEWVLEKSAAGVQLTNALIQEKAKALVQERGTSSNFTASPGWVFRFKARYGIRLSKPDKMGTADEMATSRFIEDFNKMLEEENIEEDNIYNMDETSLLWRAVPWRTLVHKGEQPVEGRKTRKEIVTVALCTNATGTHKLPLLFIHKYAKPRAFKHLKQDLPVIYKYQRCPWVNAEIFTDWYINYFKHSVKEFHLRERRVGKVLLLVDNFRGHVIPKELLEDEDFKFMYLPPNTTSLIQPLELGIITKCKRSFRASLLREILRYPGGLRAFYVNYDIKDCIDFIAQSWSNNITSENIKNSWKKLLQKRILIQDIAAQTEHISIAEQIRKCQSPNMNEDEITEWMKECEEEESIVQSDIESAEGMEDVKSLCIIEEEETEKVFHNLERWASCEPEYVRFHTKILIDYYNDKYHK from the coding sequence ATGGCATCACCGGGAAGAAGATGCACACTGACTGTGGAGAAGCGAGTGGAGcttgttaaaaaattaggaGAGGGGTCAAGTATTGATAGTCTGGCTGCTGAGTACAACATCAGTAGAAGAACTGTAAGGAGGTACAAACAACAGGCAGTATCTCCTAAACAATTTAACAGTACCATACGTGCACAATCCAAGCAGCGAAGAAAACCGTTATACGAGAAAATGGAGATTCGATTACACGAATGGGTTCTAGAAAAGAGTGCTGCTGGAGTGCAACTAACAAACGCATTGATACAGGAAAAGGCAAAAGCACTTGTACAAGAACGTGGTACTTCATCCAATTTTACAGCGAGTCCAGGGTGGGTCTTCCGTTTCAAAGCAAGATACGGAATACGATTAAGTAAGCCAGACAAGATGGGTACTGCCGACGAAATGGCAACAAGCAGATTTATTGAAGATTTTAACAAGATGCTTGAAGAGGAGAATATTGAGGaagacaatatttataatatggaTGAAACAAGTTTGTTGTGGAGAGCTGTTCCATGGAGAACATTGGTCCACAAAGGTGAGCAACCAGTAGAAGGTAGAAAAACCAGAAAAGAGATAGTAACCGTGGCATTATGTACAAATGCCACAGGCACACACAAGTTGCCTTTACTTTTTATTCACAAATACGCAAAGCCAAGAGCATTCAAACATCTGAAACAAGACTTACCTGTGATTTATAAATACCAACGCTGTCCTTGGGTAAACGCAGAAATATTTACCGATTGGTACATTAATTATTTCAAGCATAGCGTTAAGGAATTTCATTTACGTGAACGTCGTGTAGGAAAGGTGCTCCTTTTAGTAGACAATTTTAGGGGACATGTCATCCCTAAAGAGCTGCTGGAAGATGAGGATTTTAAATTTATGTATTTGCCTCCCAACACCACATCTTTGATACAACCGTTGGAGCTAGGTATAATTACTAAATGCAAAAGATCGTTTAGAGCATCTCTATTGAGAGAAATTTTGCGATATCCTGGCGGCTTGAGAGCATTTTACGTAAACTACGACATCAAAGATTGTATTGATTTTATTGCTCAATCATGGAGCAATAATATAACatcggaaaatattaaaaattcatggAAGAAACTTTTGCAAAAACGTATCTTAATTCAAGATATAGCAGCGCAAACAGAACATATTAGTATTGCCGAGCAGATTCGAAAATGTCAATCTCCTAATATGAATGAAGATGAAATAACAGAATGGATGAAGGAGTGTGAAGAAGAAGAGTCCATCGTACAGAGCGATATAGAATCAGCAGAAGGCATGGAGGACGTAAAATCCTTATGCATTATAGAGGAAGAAGAAACAGAGAAGgtgtttcataatttagaaagatgGGCTAGCTGTGAGCCTGAATATGTTCGATTTCATACAAAGATTTTAATAGATTATTATAACGACAAATATCATAAAtag